A genomic region of Miscanthus floridulus cultivar M001 chromosome 3, ASM1932011v1, whole genome shotgun sequence contains the following coding sequences:
- the LOC136544280 gene encoding uncharacterized protein translates to MAVPNYTYLKLKMPSPNGVIMIESTYEHAYDCDVECIEYAEALVEAETLIANLDQLGGEAPDSKRRAGAFKPAEAIKLVLVDPACPDDRALRISATLDIK, encoded by the coding sequence atggcagtccccaactatacctacctcaagctcaagatgccgagtCCCAACGGtgtcatcatgattgagtccacgtacgaacatgcatacgactgcgacgtcgagtgcatcgagtacgccgaggctctcgtggaggccgagaccctcatcgccaacctcgaccaactcggtggcgaggcgcctgactccaagcgtcgtgcaggGGCGTTcaagcccgcggaggccatcaagctcgtcctggtcgaccccgcctgccccgacgaccgggcgctgaggatcagcgccaccctcgacatcaaatag